A window from Salvia miltiorrhiza cultivar Shanhuang (shh) chromosome 2, IMPLAD_Smil_shh, whole genome shotgun sequence encodes these proteins:
- the LOC131011555 gene encoding transcription factor MYB92-like produces MSEAETRHRKGAWSKDEDEKLKTAVDQLGDKNWVRIEKFSGLARPAKNCRLRWINYLRPNLKKYPFTKQEQDLIFQLHATYGNAWSRIASHLPGRSDNEIKNFWHKSAKKRQREGLRISPINIDSSQTMISTSQSHFQLKLPPFSSMPAPSQTCLPIQDSYSTVESDFFPTQPITQLPSIQFNPVETLGENSYMHQVKSDSNLEIINELRKARARVRFLEKKLRQRGISNKRNNFKQSSRNDHLFIKSPQGAHLLTTHVPLDENSSRMEEITEDISRRKDDIQDSTVISATNLQETERSVSEESRHSEMSTHGENSDSKASLHKGFEREEDLFDEICNVKNSETFPEQRHHNYHVNSQYNVIAPNWNLWNECSSSLLQELEEDLFGERSQIDQPSSPKRHMDALGAVYSQSSATTLEGDESGQHFKCSMGQEFSDGLDIRFPDSNLGPESLPVNQNTAVGLVECSYLVSQPVAVHESMGRQDFSLQTSGENISPTQPCQSSFIEHQYHEAQQCSLDEFYGGMTESTSGEETWKQELMEDLVRL; encoded by the exons ATGTCGGAAGCGGAAACAAGACACAGGAAAGGAGCGTGGAGCaaggatgaggatgagaagcTCAAGACAGCGGTGGACCAATTGGGCGATAAGAATTGGGTGAGAATCGAAAAGTTTTCTGGTTTGGCAAGGCCGGCCAAGAATTGCAGGCTCAGATGGATTAACTATTTGAGGCCCAATTTGAAGAAATACCCTTTCACCAAACAAGAgcaagatttgatttttcagtTGCATGCAACCTACGGCAACGCCTGGTCGCGCATCGCATCCCAC CTGCCAGGGAGATCAGACAACGAAATAAAGAATTTCTGGCATAAGAGTGCTAAGAAACGCCAAAGAGAAGGGCTTCGAATCTCTCCAATAAATATAGATTCATCTCAAACCATGATTTCTACATCACAATCACATTTCCAACTCAAACTACCTCCATTTTCTTCTATGCCTGCACCTTCACAAACCTGTTTACCCATTCAAGATTCATACAGCACTGTCGAGAGCGACTTTTTTCCAACTCAACCAATCACCCAGCTCCCTTCaatccaatttaatccagtAGAAACATTAGGCGAAAATAGCTACATGCATCAAGTAAAATCAGACAGCAATCTGGAGATAATCAATGAACTCAGAAAAGCTCGAGCACGGGTGAGGTTCCTcgagaaaaagttaaggcaaaGAGGAATCTCAAACAAGAGAAACAATTTCAAGCAAAGTTCAAGAAACGACCATTTATTCATCAAGAGTCCACAAGGAGCTCATCTGTTGACAACGCATGTTCCTTTGGATGAAAATTCAAGCAGGATGGAAGAGATAACAGAAGATATTTCAAGGAGAAAAGATGACATCCAAGATTCAACAGTTATAAGTGCCACAAATTTGCAAGAAACAGAGAGATCAGTGAGTGAAGAAAGTCGACACTCAGAAATGTCGACTCATGGTGAAAATTCAGACTCAAAAGCTTCCCTGCACAAGGGTTTTGAAAGAGAAGAAGATTTATTTGATGAAATCTGCAATGTGAAAAACTCAGAAACCTTTCCGGAGCAAAGGCACCACAATTATCATGTTAACAGCCAATACAATGTGATTGCTCCAAACTGGAACTTGTGGAACGAATGCTCTTCCAGTCTTTTGCAGGAGTTGGAGGAAGATTTGTTCGGTGAAAGGTCTCAAATAGACCAACCCTCATCTCCAAAGAGACACATGGATGCATTAGGTGCAGTCTACAGCCAAAGTAGTGCAACAACTCTAGAAGGAGATGAGAGTGGCCAACACTTCAAATGTAGCATGGGACAAGAATTTTCAGATGGGCTGGATATAAGATTTCCAGACAGTAATCTTGGTCCAGAATCATTACCTGTGAACCAGAACACTGCAGTGGGTCTGGTAGAATGTAGCTATTTGGTGAGTCAGCCAGTGGCGGTACATGAGTCTATGGGACGCCAAGATTTCTCTCTCCAAACCTCTGGTGAAAATATATCGCCGACACAGCCCTGTCAATCAAGCTTTATAGAGCACCAATATCATGAAGCTCAACAGTGCTCACTCGATGAATTCTATGGAGGAATGACAGAAAGCACATCAGGAGAAGAAACCTGGAAACAAGAGTTGATGGAGGATTTAGTG AGGCTATGA
- the LOC131011556 gene encoding autophagy-related protein 8C-like, which yields MAKSSFKLEHPLERRQAEAARIREKYPDRIPVIVEKAERSDIPDIDKKKYLVPADLTVGQFVYVVRKRIKLSAEKAIFIFVKNVLPPTAAMMSAIYEENKDEDGFLYMTYSGENTFGLL from the exons ATGGCTAAAAGCTCATTTAAGTTGGAACACCCTCTCG AGAGGCGACAGGCTGAAGCTGCTCGTATTAGGGAGAAGTACCCTGACAGAATCCCG GTTATTGTGGAGAAGGCTGAACGCAGTGACATTCCTGATATTGATAAGAAAAA GTATCTAGTTCCTGCTGATCTTACTGTCGGGCAATTTGTATATGTTGTCCGCAAAAGAATTAAGCTCAGTGCTGAGAAAGCCATCTTTATCTTCGTCAAGAATGTGCTCCCTCCTACGG CTGCAATGATGTCGGCTATCTATGAGGAAAACAAAGATGAGGATGGATTCCTATACATGACTTACAGTGGCGAGAATACTTTTGGTTTGCTCTGA
- the LOC131011554 gene encoding autophagy-related protein 8C-like isoform X1: MAKSSFKLEHPLERRQAEAARIREKYPDRIPVIVEKAERSDIPDIDKKKYLVPADLTVGQFVYVVRKRIKLSAEKAIFIFVKNVLPPTGEEKLLNPVVLCLFLFHLFKNMLPYFYSCNDVSYL; the protein is encoded by the exons AGAGGCGACAGGCTGAAGCTGCTCGTATTAGGGAGAAGTACCCTGACAGAATCCCG GTTATCGTGGAGAAGGCCGAAAGAAGTGACATCCCTGATATTGACAAGAAAAA GTATCTAGTTCCTGCTGATCTTACTGTCGGGCAATTTGTATATGTTGTCCGCAAAAGAATTAAGCTCAGTGCTGAGAAAGCCATCTTTATCTTTGTGAAGAATGTGCTCCCTCCTACAGGTGAGGAGAAACTTCTTAATCCAGTAGTCCTTTGCTTGTTCTTGTTTCATCTTTTTAAAAATATGCTCCCTTATTTTTACAGCTGCAATGATGTCAGCTATCTATGA
- the LOC131011554 gene encoding autophagy-related protein 8C-like isoform X2, with amino-acid sequence MAKSSFKLEHPLERRQAEAARIREKYPDRIPVIVEKAERSDIPDIDKKKYLVPADLTVGQFVYVVRKRIKLSAEKAIFIFVKNVLPPTAAMMSAIYEENKDEDGFLYMTYSGENTFGLL; translated from the exons AGAGGCGACAGGCTGAAGCTGCTCGTATTAGGGAGAAGTACCCTGACAGAATCCCG GTTATCGTGGAGAAGGCCGAAAGAAGTGACATCCCTGATATTGACAAGAAAAA GTATCTAGTTCCTGCTGATCTTACTGTCGGGCAATTTGTATATGTTGTCCGCAAAAGAATTAAGCTCAGTGCTGAGAAAGCCATCTTTATCTTTGTGAAGAATGTGCTCCCTCCTACAG CTGCAATGATGTCAGCTATCTATGAGGAAAATAAAGATGAGGATGGGTTCCTATACATGACTTACAGTGGCGAGAATACTTTTGGATTGCTCTGA